A single region of the Fusarium keratoplasticum isolate Fu6.1 chromosome 7, whole genome shotgun sequence genome encodes:
- a CDS encoding Oxidoreductase: protein MAGVRVLIIGGGLSGSLLANGLLNNGIDFALYERDSEDTKREGYQIRLGEWAMVGFKACLTQDRLTKIVNKLGQNMGVSQAAPSVHNSRFEEILDFSTVPSYAKTSAINRVVLRNLLLEPVKEKNAVLFDKYLESYEIVTENGRERVKANFADGTSDVGDILVGADGNRSRINAQLGLNNIVLLDKFWGFLSKGKLPYDLMKTLPQKLRRGPIVTFAKGGTLFYAFYLPPKFDANGIQTDASQPITYNEDAASFYWGLNIPTDAIPDPSNVPDKLQLCLDYIKDWAPEYHALLGATRQDKDAADIMVTQLRAAHRPAARWREKSAKSGDIKQGHPRVWLIGDAIHAMQPNRCHHFHRGAGGNTALADTADLLPQLLHLNALAKSRPDNSVTTAEAKTAVDAYESAMLPRAFRWVAKSGGVNIPTFHLDGWFGSLVKIGGKLVIPFLRLYASLFNSKPKQD from the exons ATGGCCGGGGTCCGAGTCCTCATTATTGGAGGTGGTCTCTCtggcagcctcctcgccAACGGCCTCCTCAATAATGGTATCGACTTTGCCCTGTACGAGAGGGACTCGGAGGACACCAAGAGGGAAGGATATCAGATTCGCCTCGGTGAATGGGCCATGGTCGGCTTCAAGGCTTGCCTGACCCAGGACCGACTCACCAAGATCGTCAACAAGCTAGGCCAGAACATGGGCGTCAGCCAGGCCGCCCCCAGCGTCCACAACTCGCGGTTCGAGGAGATTCTTGACTTTTCCACTGTCCCGTCCTACGCGAAGACCTCCGCCATCAACCGCGTCGTGCTCCGTAACCTCCTGCTGGAGCCTGTCAAGGAGAAAAATGCCGTCCTCTTTGACAAGTATCTCGAGTCATACGAGATTGTGACCGAGAACGGCAGGGAGAGGGTCAAGGCCAATTTTGCCGATGGCACTTCCGACGTGGGCGACATCTTGGTCGGCGCGGATGGGAACAGATCCAGG ATCAACGCGCAGCTCGGTTTGAACAACATTGTTCTCCTCGACAAATTCTGGGGCTTTCTGTCTAAAGGAAAGCTCCCGTACGACCTGATGAAGACTCTTCCCCAGAAGCTCCGTCGCGGACCCATCGTCACATTCGCCAAGGGTGGCACCCTCTTTTATGCTT TCTACCTCCCTCCCAAGTTCGACGCCAACGGCATACAGACCGACGCGAGTCAGCCCATCACCTATAACGAGGATGCGGCATCCTTTTATTGGGGCCTTAACATTCCCACGGATGCCATTCCCGACCCGAGCAACGTCCCGGACAAGCTGCAGCTTTGCCTCGATTACATCAAGGACTGGGCTCCAGAATA CCACGCGCTATTGGGCGCAACTCGGCAAGACAAGGACGCTGCCGATATCATGGTCACCCAGCTACGAGCGGCTCACCGCCCGGCAGCGCGCTGGAGGGAGAAAAGCGCCAAATCTGGTGACATCAAACAGGGACATCCCCGTGTCTGGCTTATCGGTGACGCCATCCACGCCATGCAGCCAAACCG GTGCCACCACTTCCACAGAGGTGCGGGAGGAAACACGGCCCTCGCCGACACAGCGGATCTTCTACCGCAGCTGTTGCACTTGAACGCCTTGGCCAAGTCGCGCCCGGACAACTCGGTAACCACAGCCGAGGCCAAAACGGCCGTCGACGCCTATGAGAGCGCGATGCTTCCGCGCGCCTTTCGATGGGTCGCCAAGAGCGGAGGCGTAAACATCCCC ACCTTTCACTTAGACGGTTGGTTCGGTAGCTTAGTCAAGATCGGCGGGAAACTTGTCATCCCGTTCCTACGACTTTACGCCAGCCTTTTCAACAGTAAGCCGAAGCAGGACTAA
- a CDS encoding Abhydrolase-3 domain-containing protein, translating into MANQIHVPENYRFETFEFKQGGKGGISLDVWYPTRITHGPLRTIVYYHGGFLVFGDRQRYPLWLLNSWATRGGVFVSVDYRLLPESTGVDAVADSVDAYNWVATTLGVRIGAQIGPIAVAGSSAGGYLALTTAGLVTGKKPSAVALIYGVLDLSAARYHTKGSNIFFQPCVDAGPVLEYIKSLQAKGTEGQISGHPFPTNPAADPRSAIVAVFHGEALFPDYLTGVTGLGERIHEQGIEAIPKEHRKLFPVAFGQAATLPPIFILHGKNDAAVPVDQGVDTANKLRGLGVAVTADFPDDAQHGFDSALGNIDIETSELQTPAAQSLRSIINFLDQHTS; encoded by the exons ATGGCAAACCAAATCCACGTCCCCGAGAACTACAGGTTCGAGACGTTTGAGTTTAAACAGGGTGGCAAGGGCGGTATCAGTCTGGACGTCTGGTACCCCACTAGAATCACTCACGGCCCTCTGAGGACTATCGTTTACTATCATGGCGGCTTCTTG GTCTTTGGGGACCGTCAGCGCTATCCTCTTTGGCTCTTGAACAGCTGGGCGACCCGTGGTGGTGTCTTTGTGTCAGTAGACTACCGCCTGCTGCCCGAGTCAACCGGTGTCGACGCCGTGGCCGACAGCGTGGACGCGTACAACTGGGTGGCGACGACGCTGGGCGTCAGGATCGGGGCCCAGATTGGGCCCATCGCCGTCGCGGGTTCCAGTGCGGGTGGCTACCTGGCCTTGACCACGGCAGGTCTCGTAACCGGCAAGAAGCCTTCTGCTGTCGCGCTCATCTACGGCGTACTAGACCTGTCGGCCGCCCGCTACCACACCAAGGGCTCCAacatcttcttccagcccTGCGTGGATGCCGGTCCCGTGCTCGAGTACATCAAGTCGCTGCAGGCAAAGGGCACTGAGGGCCAGATCAGCGGCCACCCGTTCCCAACCAACCCGGCGGCCGATCCGCGGTCGGCCATCGTGGCCGTGTTCCACGGCGAAGCGCTGTTCCCGGACTACCTGACGGGCGTCACGGGCCTTGGCGAGCGCATCCACGAACAGggcatcgaggccatcccgAAAGAGCACCGCAAGTTGTTCCCCGTGGCCTTTGGCCAAGCTGCCACCCTGCCCCCAATCTTCATCTTGCACGGAAAGAACGACGCGGCCGTCCCTGTCGATCAAGGCGTTGACACTGCTAACAAGCTCcgcggcctcggcgtcgcTGTCACCGCCGACTTCCCCGACGACGCCCAGCACGGATTCGACAGCGCCCTCGGCAACATTGACATCGAGACCTCGGAGCTACAGACCCCGGCCGCTCAGTCACTGCGGTCCATTATTAACTTTCTTGACCAGCATACCTCTTGA